From Coffea arabica cultivar ET-39 chromosome 9c, Coffea Arabica ET-39 HiFi, whole genome shotgun sequence, one genomic window encodes:
- the LOC113707729 gene encoding glycosyltransferase BC10 has product MMKKAVAGGGGATAAPGIPVRYMLRLSWKLVIGVCIILCLMAFLRLQYSLSYSDSEPGLSPPTSFVRHRSRFMSSYEFEGNAKIAFLFLARRNLPLDFLWGSFFENADVGNFSVYIHAEPGFVFDESTTKSSFFYNRQLKNSIKVAWGESSMIEAERLLLGAALEDPANQRFVLLSESCVPLYNFSYIYNYLMASPRSFVDSFLDNKEGRYNQKMAPVIPKNKWRKGSQWITVIRKHAEVIVDDQVIFPTFQKFCKRRPMVDASKGKLNLKLQKQHNCIPDEHYVPTLLAMNDLEDEIEQRPVTYTLWNQSMSNMETKGWHPITFRHADAGPQQIRRIKGINHVYYDTEFRTEWCSNNGTLVPCFLFARKFSQGAAMRLLSEGVVGQSGTPFIAGHFALS; this is encoded by the exons ATGATGAAGAAGGCGGTGGCAGGTGGCGGAGGAGCAACGGCGGCGCCGGGGATACCGGTGAGGTACATGCTGCGGTTAAGCTGGAAACTGGTGATTGGAGTGTGCATTATTCTTTGTTTAATGGCTTTTCTCAGACTGCAATATTCTCTGTCTTACTCCGACTCGGAGCCGGGTTTGTCGCCCCCCACTTCCTTTGTTCGTCATCGGTCGAGATTTATGAGCAGTTATGAGTTTGAAGGCAATGCCAAGATTGCGTTTTTATTTCTTGCTCGGAGAAATTTACCGCTGGATTTTCTTTGGGGAAGCTTTTTCGAG AATGCTGATGTGGGAAATTTTTCGGTGTATATACATGCGGAACCTGGGTTTGTGTTTGATGAATCAACTACGAAGTCATCTTTCTTTTATAATCGTCAGTTAAAGAATAGCATTAAG GTAGCATGGGGAGAATCTAGCATGATTGAAGCTGAGAGGTTGCTACTTGGAGCAGCTCTGGAAGATCCAGCTAACCAGAGATTTGTTCTCTTATCAGAAAG TTGTGTTCCATTGTACAACTTCAGCTATATCTACAACTATCTTATGGCTTCTCCAAGGAGTTTCGTGGACAG TTTTCTTGATAACAAGGAAGGACGCTATAATCAGAAGATGGCACCGGTTATACCTAAGAACAAATGGCGGAAAGGATCACAG TGGATTACTGTGATCCGGAAGCATGCAGAAGTTATTGTAGATGATCAAGTCATCTTTCCAACCTTTCAAAAGTTCTGCAAG AGACGTCCTATGGTGGATGCCAGTAAGGGAAAGCTGAACCTT AAGCTTCAGAAGCAGCACAACTGTATCCCCGATGAACATTACGTGCCGACGTTACTTGCT ATGAATGATCTTGAAGATGAAATTGAACAAAGGCCGGTGACTTATACTTTGTGGAACCAATCTATGAGCAACATGGAAACGAAGGGCTGGCACCCTATAACATTTAGACATGCAGATGCTGGACCTCAACAAATCCGAAGAATAAAG GGTATTAACCACGTATACTACGACACAGAATTTAGGACAGAGTGGTGCAGCAATAATGGTACACTGGTTCCTTGCTTTCTATTTGCCAGGAAGTTCTCTCAAGGAGCTGCCATGCGCCTTTTAAGTGAAGGGGTGGTTGGCCAATCTGGTACCCCCTTCATTGCCGGACACTTCGCTCTGAGTTAA
- the LOC113708939 gene encoding leucine--tRNA ligase, chloroplastic/mitochondrial-like — MYTQFHTSTLLPTLPLTHSPPLSRRTILLYSHRLPPLHRRRPTSLRFPLRISSCINSTGTISSSLSTEEEEERPSNNKRVKAYPFHEIEPKWQRYWEEHKTFRTPHDDLDTTKPKYYVLDMFPYPSGAGLHVGHPLGYTATDILARFKRMQGFNVLHPMGWDAFGLPAEQYAIQTGTHPKITTLRNIERFRSQLRSLGFSYDWDREISTTEPDYYKWTQWIYLQLLKRGLAYQAEVPVNWCPALGTVLANEEVVDGVSERGGHPVIRKPMRQWMLRITAYADSLLEDLNDLDWPESIKEMQRNWIGRSEGAEVEFHVMDTDGQQTDIKIVVCTTRPDTIFGATYLVLAPEHILLSSMVSEAQSKHVEEYKELAARKSDLERTELQKEKTGVFTGCYARNPATGEAIPIWIADYVLGSYGTGAIMAVPAHDTRDHEFASKYNLPICGVVMPNDQNISSFDKAYSGDGTVINSSNLTTGLDINGLSNKEAASEVTKWLEKSGNGKRKVNYKLRDWLFARQRYWGEPIPVIFLGETGETVPLPETELPITLPELDDFTPTGSGEPPLSKAASWVKTFDPLSGKPAERETNTMPQWAGSCWYYLRFMDPKNSKMLVDKAKEAYWSPVDVYVGGAEHAVLHLLYARFWHKVLYDIGVVSKKEPFQCVINQGIILGEVEYIAYRDPDGNLISADIVDELTELSQERVPEDEVRKSGDSYVLKDNPTIRLIARAHKMSKSRGNVINPDDVVSEYGADSLRLYEMFMGPLRDSKPWNTSGIEGVHRFLARAWRLIVGSPSPSGEFKDGTVALDEEPSPDQLRSLHKCIDKVTEEIEATRFNTGISAMMEFINAAYKWKKLPRSTAEAFVLLLSPYAPHMAEELWSRLGHSNSLAHEPFPKANPEYLKESTLVLPVQINGKTRGTIEVEKECSEEDAFRLASQDSRLSKFLDGQKVKKRIYVPGKILNVILDAKKVKVGQR, encoded by the exons ATGTACACCCAATTTCACACCTCCACTCTCCTTCCTACACTCCCACTAACTCATTCTCCTCCACTGTCCCGCCGTACCATCCTCCTATACTCTCATCGCCTGCCACCCCTTCACCGTCGACGACCCACTTCCCTTCGTTTCCCACTTAGAATTTCCAGTTGTATCAATTCTACTGGTACTATCAGCAGTTCTTTAAGtactgaagaagaagaggagagaCCCAGTAATAATAAGAGAGTGAAAGCCTACCCATTTCATGAAATAGAGCCCAAGTGGCAGCGATATTGGGAGGAGCACAAAACTTTTAGAACCCCACATGATGATCTTGACACTACCAAGCCTAAGTACTATGTTCTTGACATGTTCCCTTATCCAAG CGGAGCTGGTTTACATGTTGGCCATCCTCTTGGATACACTGCCACGGATATCCTTGCTAGGTTTAAGCGAATGCAGGGGTTCAATGTTTTGCATCCAATGGGATGGGATGCTTTTGGTTTACCCGCAGAACAATATGCAATCCAG ACTGGAACACACCCAAAAATCACGACATTAAGAAATATTGAGCGCTTTCGTTCCCAG CTTAGGTCATTAGGTTTCTCATATGATTGGGACCGTGAGATTTCTACAACAGAACCGGACTACTATAAATGGACACAATGGATATATTTGCAACTTTTGAAAAGAGGATTGGCATATCAG GCTGAAGTTCCCGTAAACTGGTGTCCTGCACTTGGTACTGTATTGGCTAATGAAGAAGTGGTGGACGGTGTGAGTGAACGAGGGGGTCATCCAGTTATTAGAAAG CCTATGCGGCAATGGATGCTGAGGATTACTGCATATGCTGACAGTCTTCTTGAAGATCTAAATGATCTTGACTGGCCTGAAAGCATTAAGGAAATGCAAAGGAACTGGATAGGGAGGTCAGAAGGTGCAGAAGTGGAATTTCATGTGATGGACACGGATGGGCAGCAAACAGATATAAAAATTGTAGTTTGCACGACCAGACCTGATACCATTTTTGGGGCAAC CTATTTAGTCCTGGCACCTGAGCATATCTTATTGTCATCAATGGTATCTGAGGCCCAAAGCAAACAC GTGGAAGAATATAAAGAACTTGCTGCTAGAAAGAGTGATCTTGAAAGGACAGaacttcaaaaggaaaaaacaggGGTGTTTACTGGTTGTTATGCAAGAAATCCAGCTACTGGAGAGGCTATTCCAATTTGGATTGCTGATTATGTTTTAGGAAG CTATGGGACTGGAGCAATAATGGCTGTACCTGCTCATGACACGCGAGACCATGAATTTGCTTCAAAGTATAACCTTCCAATATGTGGAGTTGTGATGCCAAATGATCAGAATATTAGCAGTTTTGACAAAGCATATTCTGGTGATGGTACTGTgataaattcatcaaatttgACCACAGGGCTTGACATCAATGGCTTGTCAAACAAAGAAGCAGCTTCTGAAGTTACCAAGTGGCTTGAGAAAAGTGGGAACGGAAAGAGAAAG GTTAATTACAAGTTGAGGGACTGGCTTTTTGCCCGGCAACGTTATTGGGGGGAGCCTATTCCAGTTATCTTTTTGGGTGAAACTGGTGAAACTGTTCCTCTTCCTGAGACAGAGCTGCCTATTACCCTTCCAGAGTTGGATGATTTTACTCCAACTGGTTCAGGTGAACCACCGCTGTCAAAAGCAGCATCTTGG GTTAAAACTTTTGATCCTTTGTCAGGGAAACCTGCTGAACGTGAGACAAACACTATGCCACAATGGGCTGGTTCATGCTG GTACTACCTGAGATTTATGGATCCTAAAAATTCCAAAATGCTGGTAGATAAAGCAAAAGAAGC ATATTGGAGCCCAGTTGATGTTTATGTTGGTGGTGCTGAGCATGCAGTTCTTCACTTACTCTATGCCCGGTTCTGGCACAAG GTTCTTTATGACATTGGAGTAGTGTCAAAGAAGGAACCCTTCCAATGTGTCATAAATCAGGGCATCATCCTTGGAGAA GTTGAATATATTGCATACAGAGATCCAGATGGGAACTTGATATCTGCAGATATTGTTGATGAGTTGACTGAGCTTAGTCAAGAAAGAGTCCCTGAGGATGAG GTTAGAAAATCTGGCGACTCTTATGTTCTTAAAGACAATCCGACTATTCGGTTAATTGCACGAGCTCACAAGATGAGTAAAAGTAGGGGAAATGTCATAAATCCTGATGATGTTGTTTCTGAGTATGGTGCAGATTCTCTTCGGTTGTATGAAATGTTTATGGGCCCATTACG TGACTCTAAACCATGGAATACTAGTGGTATTGAAGGGGTCCATCGTTTTTTGGCAAGAGCTTGGAGATTAATTGTTGGTTCACCATCACCCAGTGGTGAATTTAAAGATGGAACAGTAGCACTTGATGAGGAACCTTCTCCAGACCAACTTCGATCTCTTCATAAATGCATTGATAAG GTAACAGAAGAAATTGAAGCAACACGGTTCAACACAGGAATTTCTGCAATGATGGAGTTCATTAATGCTGCATATaag TGGAAGAAACTTCCAAGATCAACTGCTGAAGCATTTGTTTTGCTGCTTTCGCCATATGCACCTCACATGGCCGAGGAGCTGTGGTCTCGTCTGGGTCATTCAAATTCCCTTGCCCATGAGCCTTTTCCCAAG GCCAACCCTGAGTACTTGAAAGAATCCACTCTTGTCCTGCCTGTCCAGATCAATGGGAAAACAAGGGGTACAATAGAGGTTGAAAAAGAATGTTCAGAGGAGGATGCTTTTAGGTTAGCTTCTCAAGATTCAAGACTGTCCAAGTTCTTGGACGGGCAAAAAGTTAAGAAGAGAATATATGTTcctggaaaaattttgaatgttaTCTTAGATGCTAAAAAGGTAAAGGTTGGGCAAAGGTAG
- the LOC113707665 gene encoding uncharacterized protein, whose amino-acid sequence MQRHIGKRNKLTSITPETQMNLQHKQQGTCSPKMMRLATGLMGMCLAGYIAVPPIYWHLSETLTSVGHFSCPPCDCDCPDQPLFSSSQGLNFSFFTDCMKHDPEMSEETEKSYVDSLSDELKQREAVALENQYRADMALLEAKKVTSQYQKEAEKCNSGMETCEEAREKAEAALEVQKELSEMWEMRARQRGWKEATI is encoded by the exons ATGCAAAGACATATAGGCAAAAGGAACAAACTAACGAGTATAACTCCAGAAACACAGATGAATCTACAGCACAAACAACAGGGAACATGCAGTCCCAAGATGATGAGGTTAGCTACAGGGCTGATGGGTATGTGCCTTGCCGGTTACATAGCTGTCCCGCCAATTTATTGGCACCTCTCCGAGACACTGACTTCCGTAGGCCACTTTTCTTGTCCCCCTTGCGACTGCGATTGCCCTGATCAACCCCTTTTCTCCAGCTCACAAG GGTTGAACTTCAGTTTCTTTACAG ATTGCATGAAACATGATCCCGAAATGAGTGAAGAGACGGAGAAGAGTTATGTGGATTCGTTGTCTGACGAGTTGAAGCAGAGGGAAGCTGTAGCTCTGGAAAATCAGTACCGCGCCGACATGGCACTGCTGGAGGCTAAAAAAGTAACGTCACAGTATCAGAAGGAAGCAGAAAAGTGCAATTCCGGGATGGAAACTTGTGAGGAGGCCAGGGAGAAGGCAGAAGCAGCTTTGGAAGTGCAAAAAGAGCTCAGTGAAATGTGGGAGATGCGGGCTAGGCAAAGAGGATGGAAGGAAGCCACCATCTGA
- the LOC113707838 gene encoding uncharacterized protein encodes MESAESASAIAEREKQDNQNPISSVPKLTESGSSEMAAASAMDGVAAAALKSVLQRVQQTAERCGRGSDRIRVVAVSKMKPVSLLRQVYDAGHRCFGENYVQELVEKAPQLPEDIEWRFIGNLQSNKVKPLLTGVPNLAMVETVDDEKIANLLDRVAGNIGRKPLKVFVQVNTSGEASKYGVEPAGCVELVKHVTLRCPNLEFCGLMTIGMADYTSTPENFKNLADCRTEVCKALGITEEQCELSMGMSGDFELAIEMGSTNVRIGSTIFGAREYPKRQSN; translated from the exons ATGGAGAGTGCAGAATCAGCCTCAGCAATCGCCGAGAGAGAAAAACAGGACAACCAAAATCCGATTTCGAGCGTACCGAAATTAACGGAAAGTGGGAGTTCAGAAATGGCGGCTGCTTCCGCCATGGACGGTGTGGCTGCGGCGGCACTGAAATCGGTGCTGCAGCGCGTGCAACAGACGGCGGAGAGGTGCGGACGCGGGTCAGATAGGATCCGTGTAGTCGCTGTTAGCAAGATGAAGCCAGTTTCACTTCTCCGGCAAGTTTACGACGCCGGCCACCGTTGCTTCGGGGAGAACTACGTCCAGGAACTCGTAGAAAAAGCGCCTCAG CTACCGGAGGATATAGAGTGGCGTTTCATTGGGAATTTGCAGAGTAATAAAGTGAAGCCGCTTTTAA ctGGAGTGCCAAATCTTGCCATGGTGGAAACTGTTGATGATGAGAAG ATTGCCAATCTTCTTGACCGTGTGGCTGGAAACATTGGAAGAAAGCCTTTAAAAGTGTTTGTCCAAGTTAACACAAGTGGGGAAGCAT CTAAATATGGTGTTGAACCTGCCGGTTGTGTGGAGCTTGTCAAACATGTTACTTTGCGCTGCCCAAACCTTGAATTTTGTGGCCTAATGACAATAGGAATGGCTGATTATACTTCCACCCCAGAAAATTTCAAG AATTTGGCAGATTGCAGAACTGAGGTCTGCAAGGCACTTGGAATTACAGAAGAGCAATGTGAACTGTCAATGGGCATGTCTGGCGACTTTGAGCTTGCT attGAAATGGGTAGTACAAATGTTCGAATTGGATCCACCATATTTGGAGCGAGGGAGTATCCAAAGAGGCAGTCGAATTAG